In the Solibacillus sp. FSL K6-1523 genome, one interval contains:
- a CDS encoding QueT transporter family protein, with product MKVKFLAMSAIIAALYIAVTMLVAPISFGQVQFRIAEIFNHLIAFNPRYMVGVVLGVFISNFMMSSVGPMDLIFGVGHTILTLGIFIGICKFVKNIWARLIINTLLFTFTMFIIAAQLNLVLSLPFWETWAFVAFGEFVVLAVGAPIMHALNKRLNFKKLI from the coding sequence ATGAAAGTTAAATTTTTAGCTATGAGTGCCATTATTGCTGCGCTCTATATTGCAGTAACAATGCTTGTTGCTCCAATAAGTTTCGGTCAAGTACAGTTTCGTATCGCCGAAATCTTTAACCATTTAATCGCCTTTAATCCACGCTATATGGTTGGTGTCGTATTAGGCGTATTTATTTCCAACTTCATGATGTCTTCAGTTGGACCGATGGATTTAATTTTTGGTGTTGGACACACGATCCTTACCTTAGGTATTTTTATTGGTATCTGTAAGTTCGTTAAAAATATTTGGGCTCGCCTTATTATCAATACGTTGTTATTTACGTTTACAATGTTCATTATCGCGGCACAATTAAATCTTGTGTTGAGCTTACCATTTTGGGAAACTTGGGCGTTTGTCGCGTTCGGTGAATTCGTCGTCCTTGCTGTCGGCGCACCAATTATGCACGCATTGAATAAACGTTTAAACTTTAAGAAGTTAATTTAA